One genomic segment of Arthrobacter sp. Marseille-P9274 includes these proteins:
- a CDS encoding M15 family metallopeptidase, with protein MNAAKPVVLAAALLGLAGLMAGCAPAGPPSPGGSTTAASPGGASASPSASAGGSPSQGAGTETSSPEPAETTASATPKGPETEEPPAQGGHDDPARIDVVVNKQRPLQPLDYFPADLATPALTPGPGGDGTQLRAATADAAEQMFAAAAADGASMTVLSGFRSYETQISTYQHWVDVNGRAGADRVSARPGFSEHQTGLSLDIGDASGSCRLEACFADTPAGSWAAQNAHRFGFVVRYQPGQESVTGYSPEPWHLRYVGTRDAGAMFSSGTKALETYYGLPAAPDYR; from the coding sequence ATGAATGCCGCCAAGCCCGTTGTCCTCGCCGCCGCCCTGCTCGGGCTGGCCGGCCTGATGGCGGGCTGCGCGCCCGCCGGGCCGCCCTCCCCCGGTGGAAGTACGACGGCGGCGTCCCCCGGCGGTGCGTCCGCGTCGCCTTCGGCCTCTGCCGGCGGTTCCCCCTCGCAGGGAGCCGGGACTGAAACGTCCAGCCCGGAGCCGGCGGAGACCACTGCGTCTGCAACGCCGAAGGGGCCGGAAACCGAAGAACCCCCGGCCCAGGGCGGGCACGACGACCCGGCGCGCATCGACGTCGTCGTTAATAAGCAGCGCCCGCTCCAGCCGCTGGACTACTTCCCCGCTGACCTGGCCACCCCCGCGCTCACCCCGGGCCCGGGCGGGGACGGCACGCAGCTGCGCGCCGCCACGGCCGACGCCGCCGAGCAGATGTTCGCCGCCGCGGCCGCCGACGGCGCCTCGATGACCGTGCTCAGCGGCTTCCGCTCCTACGAAACCCAGATCTCGACCTACCAGCACTGGGTCGACGTGAACGGGAGGGCCGGCGCGGACCGCGTCTCGGCCCGGCCCGGCTTCTCGGAGCACCAGACCGGCCTGTCCCTGGACATCGGCGACGCCTCCGGCTCATGCCGGCTCGAGGCCTGCTTCGCCGATACCCCGGCCGGCAGCTGGGCGGCGCAGAACGCACACCGCTTCGGCTTCGTGGTCCGCTACCAGCCCGGCCAGGAGTCCGTCACCGGCTACTCCCCCGAGCCGTGGCACCTGCGCTACGTCGGGACCAGGGACGCCGGCGCCATGTTCAGCAGCGGCACGAAGGCGCTGGAAACCTACTACGGCCTGCCCGCCGCGCCGGATTATCGCTGA
- a CDS encoding SMP-30/gluconolactonase/LRE family protein, giving the protein MQPQPATRSALRPRLGRTAAGLLGAAALLASAGSAPALSNNDGNRSETIELPGASSAEGITAEDDGTFYAGDLFKGDIYLGDLALGTAEQFIDAPSGRMAVGMDLDTRSGILAVAGGTAGDAYFYDVDDGDTVATMALTKDANAFINDVIFSGGGAWFTNSVKGELYFVPVDRDGGIGDVETLDLSGPAGDVTGDFNLNGIAATDDDDTLIVAHTARKAVYTVDTDDGESQVIADVNVPYVDGIELDGRNLWTVQNFDNKIARWRLDSDLESGELRDTITDKAFQVPTTAAGVGDQLLAVNAKFDTGLPPKAKKFEVVVVDAFGND; this is encoded by the coding sequence GTGCAACCCCAACCAGCAACTCGTTCCGCATTGCGCCCGCGCCTCGGCCGTACCGCCGCAGGTCTGCTGGGTGCAGCCGCGCTCCTCGCGTCAGCCGGTTCCGCGCCGGCCTTATCCAATAACGACGGCAACCGCTCCGAGACCATCGAGCTCCCCGGCGCATCCTCGGCCGAGGGGATCACCGCTGAAGACGACGGCACGTTCTACGCCGGTGACCTGTTCAAAGGCGACATCTACCTCGGCGACCTGGCTCTCGGCACCGCCGAGCAGTTCATCGACGCCCCCTCGGGCAGGATGGCGGTCGGCATGGACCTCGACACCCGCAGCGGCATCCTCGCCGTGGCCGGAGGCACCGCCGGCGACGCCTACTTCTACGACGTCGACGACGGCGACACGGTCGCGACCATGGCCCTCACCAAGGACGCCAACGCCTTCATCAACGACGTCATCTTCTCCGGCGGCGGCGCCTGGTTCACCAACTCGGTCAAGGGCGAGCTGTACTTCGTCCCGGTTGACCGCGACGGCGGCATCGGGGACGTCGAAACGCTCGACCTGAGCGGGCCGGCCGGCGACGTCACCGGCGACTTCAACCTCAACGGCATCGCCGCGACCGACGACGATGACACCCTGATCGTCGCCCACACCGCCCGCAAGGCGGTCTACACCGTGGACACCGACGACGGCGAAAGCCAGGTCATTGCGGACGTCAACGTTCCCTACGTTGACGGCATCGAGCTCGACGGCCGGAATCTCTGGACCGTGCAGAACTTCGACAATAAGATCGCCCGCTGGCGGCTCGACTCAGACCTCGAGAGCGGCGAGCTGCGGGACACCATCACCGACAAGGCCTTCCAGGTCCCCACCACGGCGGCCGGCGTCGGCGACCAGCTGCTGGCCGTCAACGCCAAGTTCGACACCGGCCTGCCGCCCAAGGCCAAGAAGTTCGAAGTCGTCGTCGTCGACGCCTTCGGCAACGACTGA
- the glmS gene encoding glutamine--fructose-6-phosphate transaminase (isomerizing): protein MCGIVGYVGRRDVLVADGGSDLAPGIGSHGALDVVLEGLRRLEYRGYDSAGVAVIADGGIESRKKSGKLSNLIEELEERPLPQSLTGIGHTRWATHGGPTDQNAHPHLADDDQLAVIHNGIIENFAEIKASLVAKGHTFRSETDTEVAAVLLGDIYRSLATKGEPSLAKAMQLACQKLEGAFTLLAIHREEPDVVVAARRNSPLVVGLGENENFLGSDVSGFIDFTRRAVELGQDQIVTITPDSFEITDFHGNPAQGTEFEVNWDAAAAEKGGYPSFMEKEINDQPAAVGDTLLGRADASGRLTLDEIRIDPELLKSVNKIIVLACGTSAYAGQVAKYAIEHWVRIPTEVELSHEFRYRDPIVDANTLIVSISQSGETMDTLMAVRYAKEQGAKTLAICNTNGSTIPRESDAVLYTHAGPEIAVASTKAFLAQITAAYLLGLYLAQLRGIKFQGEIRDILSDLAAIPAKIQSVLDNADQIKKLAREMAETKSVLFLGRHVGFPVAMEGALKLKELAYIHAEGFAAGELKHGPIALIEEGQPVFVVVPSPRGRHSLHSKVVSNIQEIRARGANTIVIAEEGDEAVKAYAEHVFYIPETPTLLAPLLATVPLQIFACELATAKGYDVDQPRNLAKSVTVE, encoded by the coding sequence ATGTGTGGAATCGTAGGTTATGTAGGCCGCCGCGACGTTCTGGTCGCCGATGGCGGCTCGGATCTGGCCCCCGGTATTGGCAGCCACGGCGCCCTGGACGTGGTGCTGGAGGGGCTGCGCCGCCTGGAATACCGCGGCTATGACTCCGCCGGCGTGGCGGTCATCGCGGACGGCGGCATCGAGTCCCGCAAGAAGTCCGGCAAGCTGAGCAACCTCATCGAAGAGCTCGAGGAGCGGCCGCTGCCGCAGTCGCTGACCGGCATCGGCCACACCCGCTGGGCCACGCACGGCGGGCCGACGGACCAGAACGCGCACCCGCACCTGGCCGACGATGACCAGCTGGCCGTGATCCACAACGGCATCATCGAGAACTTCGCCGAGATCAAGGCGTCCTTAGTGGCCAAGGGCCACACCTTCCGCTCCGAGACGGACACCGAGGTCGCCGCGGTGCTGCTGGGCGACATCTACCGCTCGCTGGCGACCAAGGGCGAGCCGTCGCTGGCCAAGGCGATGCAGCTTGCCTGCCAGAAGCTGGAGGGCGCGTTCACCCTGCTGGCCATCCACCGCGAGGAACCGGACGTCGTCGTCGCCGCCCGCCGCAACTCGCCGCTGGTGGTCGGCCTGGGCGAGAACGAGAACTTCCTGGGCTCGGACGTGTCAGGGTTCATCGACTTCACCCGCCGCGCGGTGGAGCTGGGCCAGGACCAGATCGTCACGATCACCCCGGACAGCTTCGAGATCACCGACTTCCACGGCAACCCGGCGCAGGGCACCGAGTTCGAGGTCAACTGGGACGCGGCCGCCGCGGAAAAGGGCGGCTACCCCTCCTTCATGGAGAAGGAGATCAACGACCAGCCCGCCGCCGTCGGCGACACGCTGCTGGGCCGCGCCGATGCCTCCGGCCGGCTGACGCTGGACGAGATCCGGATCGACCCGGAGCTGCTGAAGAGCGTCAACAAGATCATCGTCCTGGCCTGCGGCACCTCCGCCTACGCCGGCCAGGTGGCCAAGTACGCCATCGAGCACTGGGTCCGGATCCCCACCGAGGTCGAGCTCAGCCACGAGTTCCGCTACCGGGATCCGATCGTGGACGCGAACACCCTGATCGTGTCCATCTCGCAGTCCGGCGAGACCATGGACACCCTGATGGCCGTGCGCTACGCCAAGGAGCAGGGCGCCAAGACGCTGGCGATCTGCAACACCAACGGCTCCACCATCCCGCGCGAATCCGACGCCGTGCTCTACACGCACGCCGGCCCGGAAATCGCCGTCGCCTCCACCAAGGCGTTCCTGGCGCAGATCACCGCCGCCTACCTGCTGGGCCTGTACCTTGCGCAGCTGCGCGGCATCAAGTTCCAGGGTGAGATCCGCGACATCCTCTCCGACCTGGCCGCGATCCCGGCGAAGATCCAGTCCGTCCTGGACAACGCGGACCAGATCAAGAAGCTCGCCCGCGAGATGGCCGAGACCAAGTCGGTGCTGTTCCTGGGCCGCCACGTCGGCTTCCCGGTCGCGATGGAAGGCGCGCTGAAGCTCAAGGAGCTGGCCTACATCCACGCCGAGGGCTTCGCCGCCGGCGAGCTCAAGCACGGCCCGATCGCGCTGATCGAAGAGGGCCAGCCGGTGTTCGTCGTCGTGCCGTCCCCGCGCGGCCGGCACTCGCTGCACTCCAAGGTCGTCTCCAACATCCAGGAGATCCGCGCCCGCGGCGCCAACACCATCGTGATCGCCGAAGAGGGCGACGAAGCGGTCAAGGCCTACGCCGAGCACGTCTTCTACATCCCGGAGACGCCGACCCTGCTCGCGCCGCTGCTGGCCACCGTGCCGCTGCAGATCTTCGCCTGCGAACTGGCCACGGCCAAGGGCTACGACGTCGACCAGCCGCGCAACCTCGCCAAGTCCGTCACGGTCGAGTAA
- the mscL gene encoding large conductance mechanosensitive channel protein MscL, which yields MLKGFRDFVMKGNVIDLATAVIIGTAFSAVVNALVTNVLMPFIAGLVGSPNFDDFAVWNFNGNLVQFGVLLTAIVNFLLIAASVYFVIIVPMNHIIERRNRVLGITPGQEAVDPQIALLTEIRDSLRTHQ from the coding sequence ATGCTCAAGGGATTCAGAGATTTCGTCATGAAGGGCAACGTCATCGACCTTGCCACGGCCGTTATCATCGGCACGGCCTTCAGTGCCGTCGTCAATGCTCTCGTGACGAACGTCCTGATGCCGTTTATCGCCGGCCTGGTCGGCTCCCCCAACTTCGACGACTTCGCGGTCTGGAACTTCAACGGCAACCTCGTCCAGTTCGGCGTCCTGTTGACAGCCATCGTCAACTTCCTGCTCATTGCCGCCTCCGTCTACTTCGTCATCATCGTCCCCATGAACCACATCATCGAACGCCGCAACCGCGTGCTGGGCATCACCCCGGGACAGGAGGCAGTGGATCCGCAGATCGCGCTGCTGACCGAAATCCGCGATTCCCTGCGCACGCACCAGTAG
- the treY gene encoding malto-oligosyltrehalose synthase gives MRTPLSTYRLQISPSFTLFDAAERVPYLRRLGADWVYLSPILTAEQGSDHGYDVTDFSTVDPARGGPEGLKALSDAAHAAGMGVLVDIVPNHMGVATPAQNRWWWSLLAEGRGSRYAEAFDVDWDAAGGRIRLPVLGDGDTQLDELKLAGGELHYYDHRFPVAAGTAEDGASAREVHDRQHYELVNWRRADSELNYRRFFGVNTLAGVRVEVPWVFEESHAEVRRWFDESLVDGLRIDHPDGLADPAGYLENLHRLTGGAYVLVEKILEPGERLPARWQCQGTTGYDALADVDRLFTDPAGRAELEAAAPAEPFAEMIHGTKRAITDGMLRSEVLRLARLIPAEADLAEDAAEDALAELLTCFPVYRSYLPDGAEYLEEAAVAAQVRRPDLAPTIAALQGLLSPQDGLTELAVRFQQTSGMVMAKGVEDTAFYRYPRLTSLNEVGADPSIFSVEPFDLHQRLLRRELHAPVAMTALSTHDTKRSEDTRARISVLSELPGEWATALSRLEEAAPIGDLPLADLLWQALLGAWPLSRERAHAYAEKASREAGNSTAWVRPDGNFERRLHAAVDSAFDNPEVRGILEELADKVRGAGWSNSLAAKLVQLTMPGVPDVYQGTEFWDHSLVDPDNRRPVDFAAREQALDGQESGALPTIDETAEAKMLVVSRGLQLRRDRPELFTGYRAVAATGTAADHLFAFDRGGAVTLVTRLPLGLQRAGGWRDTAVVLSPGRYRDELTGLWYKSTGTVPAAELFANLPVALLVREEEA, from the coding sequence ATGAGGACGCCGCTGTCCACCTACCGTCTGCAGATCAGCCCCTCGTTCACGCTGTTCGACGCGGCGGAACGGGTTCCTTACCTGCGGCGGCTGGGGGCGGACTGGGTCTACCTCTCGCCCATCCTCACCGCCGAACAGGGCTCGGACCACGGCTACGACGTCACGGATTTCTCCACCGTGGACCCGGCCCGCGGCGGCCCGGAGGGGCTGAAGGCGCTCTCGGATGCCGCGCATGCCGCGGGCATGGGCGTGCTGGTGGACATCGTGCCGAACCACATGGGCGTTGCCACACCGGCGCAGAACCGCTGGTGGTGGTCGCTGCTGGCCGAGGGCCGTGGCTCGCGCTATGCCGAGGCCTTCGACGTGGACTGGGATGCCGCCGGCGGCCGGATCCGGCTTCCGGTCCTGGGCGACGGCGACACCCAGCTGGACGAGCTCAAGCTGGCCGGGGGCGAGCTGCACTACTACGACCACCGCTTCCCGGTCGCGGCGGGCACCGCCGAGGACGGCGCCTCGGCCCGCGAGGTGCACGACCGCCAGCACTACGAGCTGGTGAACTGGCGCCGGGCCGATTCGGAGCTGAACTACCGCCGGTTCTTCGGCGTCAACACGCTCGCCGGCGTGCGGGTGGAAGTGCCGTGGGTGTTCGAGGAATCGCACGCGGAGGTAAGGCGCTGGTTCGACGAGTCGCTGGTGGACGGGCTGCGGATCGACCACCCGGACGGGCTGGCGGACCCCGCGGGCTACCTTGAGAACCTGCACCGGCTGACCGGCGGTGCCTATGTGCTGGTGGAGAAGATCCTCGAGCCGGGGGAGCGGCTGCCGGCCCGCTGGCAGTGCCAGGGCACCACCGGCTACGACGCGCTCGCGGACGTTGACCGGCTCTTCACCGATCCGGCCGGCCGGGCGGAACTGGAAGCGGCCGCGCCCGCGGAGCCCTTCGCGGAGATGATCCACGGGACCAAACGCGCCATCACGGACGGCATGCTCCGCTCCGAGGTGCTGCGTCTGGCCCGGCTCATTCCTGCGGAGGCGGACCTGGCCGAGGACGCGGCGGAGGACGCGCTGGCCGAGCTGCTGACGTGCTTCCCGGTCTACCGCAGCTACCTGCCGGACGGCGCGGAGTACCTGGAGGAGGCCGCCGTCGCCGCGCAGGTCCGCCGGCCCGATCTTGCCCCGACCATTGCTGCCCTGCAGGGGCTGCTCTCGCCGCAGGACGGGCTGACCGAGCTGGCCGTGCGGTTCCAGCAGACCTCGGGAATGGTGATGGCCAAGGGCGTGGAAGACACCGCGTTCTACCGCTACCCGCGGCTGACTTCGCTCAACGAGGTCGGCGCGGACCCGTCCATCTTCTCGGTGGAACCGTTCGATCTGCACCAGCGGCTGCTCCGGCGCGAATTGCACGCCCCGGTCGCCATGACCGCGCTGTCCACGCACGACACCAAGCGCAGCGAGGACACTCGTGCGCGGATCAGCGTGCTCTCCGAGCTGCCCGGGGAATGGGCGACGGCACTGTCCCGGCTCGAGGAGGCCGCACCCATCGGCGACCTGCCGCTGGCTGACCTGCTCTGGCAGGCGCTGCTCGGGGCCTGGCCGCTGAGCCGGGAACGGGCCCACGCGTACGCCGAGAAGGCCTCGCGCGAGGCCGGAAATTCCACCGCGTGGGTGCGTCCCGACGGGAACTTCGAGCGCCGGCTGCATGCGGCCGTGGACTCGGCCTTCGACAACCCGGAGGTCCGCGGGATCCTGGAGGAACTGGCGGACAAGGTCCGGGGCGCCGGCTGGAGCAACTCCCTGGCCGCCAAGCTCGTGCAGCTGACCATGCCGGGCGTGCCGGACGTCTACCAGGGCACCGAATTCTGGGACCACTCGCTGGTGGACCCGGACAACCGCCGGCCGGTGGACTTCGCCGCACGGGAGCAGGCGCTGGACGGGCAGGAATCCGGCGCCCTTCCCACCATCGACGAAACCGCCGAGGCCAAGATGCTGGTGGTCTCCCGAGGGCTGCAGCTGCGCCGTGACCGGCCGGAGCTATTCACCGGCTACCGGGCCGTCGCGGCCACAGGGACGGCGGCGGACCACCTGTTCGCCTTCGACCGGGGCGGCGCGGTCACGCTCGTCACCCGGCTGCCGCTGGGACTGCAACGGGCGGGCGGGTGGCGGGACACCGCCGTCGTCCTTTCCCCCGGACGCTACCGCGACGAGCTGACCGGCCTCTGGTACAAGAGCACCGGGACCGTGCCGGCCGCCGAGCTCTTCGCGAACCTGCCGGTGGCGCTGCTGGTCCGGGAGGAGGAAGCATGA
- the coaA gene encoding type I pantothenate kinase encodes MDDAPKAAPSNGESNVTPFVELDRQTWSRLSNEIEQPLNQDDVERLRGLGEQLDMNEVREVYLPLSRLLNLYVGAAGELHKATTTFLGEQTRRVPFVIGVAGSVAVGKSTTARVLREMLRRWEGTPNVELVTTDGFLYPNEELLRRGLMDRKGFPESYNRRALLRFVSEVKSGAEEVRAPYYSHLTYNIVPGREIVVRRPDVLIVEGLNVLQPARPRADGRSGLALSDFFDFSIYVDAKTSFIEEWYVTRFQKLRSGAFADPESYFHRYASLTDEEARETALGIWHRINEPNLEQNVLPTRGRAQLVLTKDADHSVRRMLLRKT; translated from the coding sequence ATTGATGACGCACCAAAGGCAGCGCCGTCGAACGGTGAGAGCAACGTCACACCCTTCGTCGAGCTTGACCGCCAGACCTGGTCGCGCCTCTCGAACGAGATCGAGCAGCCGCTGAACCAGGACGACGTCGAACGGCTCCGCGGCCTCGGCGAACAGCTGGACATGAACGAGGTCCGCGAGGTCTACCTGCCGCTGTCCCGGCTGCTCAACCTCTATGTCGGCGCGGCCGGAGAGCTGCACAAGGCCACCACCACCTTCCTCGGCGAGCAGACCCGGCGCGTGCCCTTCGTCATCGGCGTCGCCGGCTCCGTGGCGGTCGGCAAGTCCACCACCGCCCGCGTGCTGCGCGAGATGCTGCGCCGCTGGGAGGGCACGCCGAACGTGGAGCTGGTGACCACCGACGGCTTCCTCTACCCGAATGAAGAACTCCTCCGCCGCGGCCTGATGGACCGCAAGGGCTTCCCCGAGTCCTACAACCGCCGCGCGCTGCTCCGTTTCGTCAGCGAGGTCAAGTCCGGCGCCGAGGAGGTCCGCGCCCCGTACTACTCGCACCTGACCTACAACATCGTGCCGGGCAGGGAGATCGTGGTCCGCCGGCCGGACGTGCTGATCGTCGAGGGCCTGAACGTGCTGCAGCCGGCGCGCCCGCGCGCGGACGGCCGGTCCGGCCTGGCCCTGAGCGACTTCTTCGACTTCTCCATTTATGTTGACGCGAAGACCTCCTTCATCGAAGAGTGGTATGTGACGCGTTTCCAGAAACTGCGCAGCGGCGCGTTCGCCGATCCCGAGTCCTACTTCCACCGCTACGCCTCCCTCACGGACGAGGAGGCGCGCGAGACCGCGCTGGGCATCTGGCACCGGATCAACGAGCCGAACCTCGAGCAGAACGTGCTGCCCACCCGCGGGCGTGCACAGCTGGTCCTCACCAAGGACGCGGACCATTCGGTCCGCCGGATGCTGCTGCGGAAGACCTGA
- the glgX gene encoding glycogen debranching protein GlgX, whose protein sequence is MEAWPGDAYPLGATYDGNGTNFAIFSEVADAVYLCLFDDDGTETRIQLREVDGYVWHAYLPQILPGQKYGYRIDGPYDPANGVRCNVNKLLLDPYAKAVSGEIDWAQPLFGYNFGDPDSRNDEDSAEHMMLGVVVSPFFDWDGDRKPRTPYHRSVIYEAHVKGLTELHPDVPDEQRGTYAGVAHPSVIAHLQKLGVTAIELMPVHQFVNDSTLQDKGLSNYWGYNTIGFFAPQNTYCSTGDAGQQVQEFKAMVRELHLAGIEVILDVVYNHTAEGNHLGPTLSFRGFDNQAYYRLMEDEPQYYMDYTGTGNSLNVRHPHALQLLMDSLRYWATEMHVDGFRFDLASTLAREFYDVDRLSTFFELCQQDPVVSQTKLIAEPWDIGPGGYQVGNFPPLWTEWNGKYRDTVRDFWRGEPATLGEFASRITGSSDLYEDSGRRPVASINFVTAHDGFTLRDLVSYNEKHNEANGEDNNDGESHNRSWNCGAEGPTDDPNVLALRARQQRNFLATLLLSQGVPMIAHGDELGRTQQGNNNVYCQDSELSWIDWSKVDQPLLEFVAAVNRLRSEHPIFRRRRFFDGRPVRRGQGEALPDIAWLTQDGTPMEPEDWDSPIGRFIGVFMNGQGIRGRDDRGQPITDVNFLIYFNADDEAVDFVLPSPDYSAKWDEVIDTGGEYADSEPIAAGQKIEVQAKSMVVLRAHTPPPEEPDHSVAASLAVLADEKGGRKDTA, encoded by the coding sequence ATGGAAGCATGGCCCGGAGATGCCTACCCGCTCGGAGCCACTTATGACGGCAATGGCACCAACTTCGCGATCTTCAGCGAAGTGGCCGACGCCGTCTACCTTTGCCTGTTCGACGACGACGGCACGGAGACCCGGATTCAGCTGCGGGAGGTGGACGGCTACGTGTGGCACGCCTACCTGCCGCAGATTCTGCCCGGGCAGAAGTACGGCTACCGGATCGACGGGCCGTACGACCCGGCCAACGGCGTCCGCTGCAACGTGAACAAGCTGCTGCTGGACCCGTACGCGAAGGCGGTCAGTGGCGAGATCGACTGGGCGCAGCCCCTGTTCGGCTACAACTTCGGCGACCCGGACTCGCGCAACGACGAGGACTCCGCCGAGCACATGATGCTCGGCGTGGTGGTCAGCCCGTTCTTCGACTGGGACGGGGACCGCAAGCCGCGCACGCCGTACCACCGCTCGGTGATCTACGAGGCGCACGTAAAGGGCCTGACCGAGCTGCACCCGGACGTCCCGGACGAGCAGCGCGGCACGTACGCCGGCGTGGCCCACCCGTCGGTGATCGCGCACCTGCAGAAGCTGGGCGTGACGGCGATCGAGCTGATGCCGGTGCACCAGTTCGTCAACGACAGCACCCTGCAGGACAAGGGCCTGTCCAACTACTGGGGCTACAACACCATCGGCTTCTTCGCGCCGCAGAACACCTACTGCTCCACCGGCGACGCCGGGCAGCAGGTGCAGGAGTTCAAGGCGATGGTGCGCGAGCTGCACCTGGCCGGCATCGAGGTCATCCTGGACGTGGTCTACAACCACACGGCCGAGGGCAACCACCTGGGTCCCACGCTGTCCTTCCGCGGTTTCGATAACCAGGCCTACTACCGCCTGATGGAGGACGAGCCGCAGTACTACATGGACTACACCGGTACCGGCAACTCGCTGAACGTGCGGCACCCGCATGCGCTCCAGCTGCTGATGGACTCGCTGCGCTACTGGGCCACCGAGATGCACGTGGACGGTTTCCGCTTCGACCTGGCGTCCACCCTGGCCCGCGAGTTCTACGACGTGGACCGGCTGTCCACCTTCTTCGAACTCTGCCAGCAGGACCCGGTGGTGTCGCAGACCAAGCTGATCGCCGAGCCGTGGGACATCGGCCCCGGCGGCTACCAGGTGGGCAACTTCCCGCCGCTGTGGACGGAGTGGAACGGCAAGTACCGCGACACGGTGCGCGATTTCTGGCGCGGCGAGCCCGCCACGCTGGGCGAGTTCGCCTCCCGGATCACCGGCTCCTCGGACCTGTACGAGGACTCCGGCCGGCGCCCGGTCGCCTCGATCAACTTCGTCACCGCGCACGACGGCTTCACCCTGCGGGACCTGGTGTCCTACAACGAGAAGCACAACGAGGCCAACGGGGAAGACAATAACGACGGCGAGTCCCATAACCGCTCGTGGAACTGCGGTGCGGAGGGGCCCACGGACGATCCGAACGTGCTGGCGCTGCGGGCGCGGCAGCAGCGCAACTTCCTGGCCACGCTGCTGCTGAGCCAGGGCGTGCCGATGATCGCCCACGGCGACGAGCTCGGGCGGACCCAGCAGGGCAACAACAACGTCTACTGCCAGGACTCGGAGCTGTCCTGGATCGACTGGAGCAAGGTGGACCAGCCGCTGCTCGAGTTCGTCGCCGCGGTGAACCGGCTGCGGTCCGAGCACCCGATCTTCCGCCGCCGGCGCTTCTTCGACGGCCGGCCCGTCCGCCGCGGCCAGGGTGAGGCCCTGCCGGACATCGCGTGGCTGACCCAGGACGGCACGCCGATGGAGCCGGAGGACTGGGACTCGCCCATCGGACGGTTTATCGGCGTCTTCATGAACGGCCAGGGCATCAGGGGTCGGGACGACCGCGGCCAGCCGATCACGGACGTGAACTTCCTGATCTACTTCAACGCGGACGACGAGGCGGTGGACTTTGTGCTGCCCTCGCCGGACTACTCGGCGAAGTGGGACGAGGTCATCGACACCGGCGGCGAGTACGCGGACTCGGAGCCGATCGCGGCCGGACAGAAGATCGAGGTCCAGGCCAAGTCCATGGTGGTGCTGCGGGCCCACACTCCGCCGCCGGAGGAACCGGACCACTCGGTGGCAGCTTCGCTGGCGGTGCTGGCAGACGAAAAGGGCGGCCGAAAGGACACGGCATGA
- a CDS encoding holo-ACP synthase — MIIGIGVDVVEVSRFRAQLERTPGLRDRLFTPEERKLNTRSLAARFAAKEAIAKAIGAPVGMNWQDCTIRVDGGGDPYPEFTGTVAAASEAKGVKYWHLSMSHDGDLATAMAIAEK; from the coding sequence GTGATCATCGGGATCGGCGTCGACGTCGTCGAGGTGTCCCGCTTCCGGGCGCAGCTGGAGCGCACGCCCGGGCTGCGGGACCGCCTGTTCACGCCCGAGGAGCGGAAGCTCAACACGCGTTCCTTGGCCGCGCGGTTCGCGGCTAAGGAGGCGATCGCCAAGGCCATCGGCGCGCCGGTAGGCATGAACTGGCAGGACTGCACCATCCGGGTCGACGGCGGCGGAGACCCGTATCCCGAGTTCACCGGGACCGTCGCGGCGGCGTCCGAGGCCAAGGGCGTAAAGTACTGGCACCTGTCGATGAGCCACGACGGCGACCTGGCGACCGCGATGGCCATCGCCGAGAAGTAG